Proteins encoded by one window of Glycine soja cultivar W05 chromosome 15, ASM419377v2, whole genome shotgun sequence:
- the LOC114388471 gene encoding polyadenylate-binding protein 2-like isoform X2, producing MVDYSCTPEEVQQHFQSCGTVNRVTIRTDKFGQPKGYAYVEFLEVEAVQEALLLNESELHGRQLKVTAKRTNIPGMKQYRPRRTINPYMGGFRGRTPYAPPFIYSPYGYGKVPRFRMAMRYSPYY from the exons ATG GTGGACTATTCATGCACTCCTGAAGAAGTGCAACAGCATTTTCAGTCTTGTGGAACAGTAAACAGAGTCACCATTCGAACTGATAAGTTTGGCCAACCCAAGGGTTATGCCTATGTTGAGTTCCTTGAGGTGGAGGCTGTTCAGGAGGCCCTTTTGCTGAATGAATCTGAACTTCATGGGCGCCAATTAAAG GTAACGGCTAAAAGGACCAACATACCAGGGATGAAACAGTATCGTCCCCGTCGGACCATCAATCCTTACATGGGGGGGTTTCGAGGCAGAACCCCATATGCACCTCCCTTTATCTACTCTCCATATGGATATGG AAAGGTTCCAAGGTTCAGAATGGCAATGCGCTACAGCCCCTACTATTGA
- the LOC114388215 gene encoding phospho-2-dehydro-3-deoxyheptonate aldolase 2, chloroplastic-like has protein sequence MAVASSSSLITLKVKPCIFGSPRRSAVVRNCAKSTAGTISTSWSLDSWRAKKALQLPEYPDANELDLVLQTLSSFPPIVFAGEARNLEEKLAQAAMGNAFLLQGGDCAESFKEFTANNIRDTFRVILQMGVVLMFGGQMPVIKVGRMAGQFAKPRSDSFEEKNGVTLPSYRGDNVNGDAFDAASRIPDPQRMIRAYCQSVSTLNLLRAFATGGYAAMQRVNQWNLDFMEHSEQGDRYRELAHRVDEALGFMNVAGLTADHPIMSTTDFWTSHECLLLPYEQALTREDSTTGLHYDCSAHMLWVGERTRQLDGAHVEFLRGVANPLGIKVSDKMVPDELVKLIDILNPKNKPGRITVIVRMGAENMRVKLPHLIRAVRRAGQIVTWVSDPMHGNTIKAPSGLKTRSFDAIRAELRAFFDVHDQEGSYPGGVHLEMTGQNVTECVGGSRTITYDDLSSRYHTHCDPRLNASQSLELAFNIADRLRKRRLNSTRSLGI, from the exons ATGGCTGTGGCGTCGTCATCATCGCTTATCACGTTGAAGGTGAAACCTTGCATTTTCGGGTCTCCTCGGAGATCCGCGGTGGTTCGGAATTGTGCGAAGTCAACGGCGGGGACAATATCGACGAGTTGGAGCCTGGACAGCTGGAGGGCGAAGAAGGCGCTTCAGCTTCCGGAGTACCCAGATGCGAATGAATTGGACCTAGTCCTCCAAACCCTCTCTTCTTTTCCCCCAATCGTCTTCGCCGGCGAGGCGAGGAATCTGGAGGAGAAGCTCGCTCAGGCTGCCATGGGGAACGCTTTTCTCCTTCAGGGCGGTGATTGCGCCGAGAGCTTCAAGGAATTCACTGCCAACAACATCCGTGACACCTTCCGTGTCATCCTTCAAATGGGTGTGGTCCTCATGTTCGGTGGCCAAATGCCCGTTATCAAG GTGGGGAGAATGGCAGGTCAATTTGCAAAGCCGAGATCCGATTCATTTGAGGAGAAGAATGGAGTGACGCTCCCAAGTTACAGGGGTGATAATGTGAATGGCGATGCATTTGACGCGGCATCTAGAATCCCCGATCCACAGAGGATGATAAGAGCCTACTGCCAATCTGTGTCTACTCTGAACCTTTTGCGGGCATTTGCCACGGGAGGTTATGCTGCCATGCAAAGGGTTAATCAATGGAATCTTGATTTCATGGAGCATAGTGAACAGGGAGACAG GTACCGTGAATTAGCCCATAGAGTGGATGAGGCTCTTGGCTTCATGAATGTTGCTGGGCTCACAGCCGACCATCCCATCATGAGTACAACAGACTTTTGGACCTCCCATGAGTGTTTGCTTCTCCCTTATGAGCAAGCACTTACTAGGGAGGATTCTACTACTGGGCTTCATTATGATTGCTCAGCTCACATGCTATGGGTTGGGGAACGTACCCGCCAACTTGATGGTGCTCATGTTGAATTCTTGAGAGGAGTTGCTAATCCACTTGGCATCAAG GTGAGTGATAAGATGGTTCCCGATGAACTTGTTAAGCTGATAGATATTCTGAACCCTAAAAACAAGCCTGGAAGAATTACAGTCATTGTTAGAATGGGAGCTGAGAATATGCGAGTGAAGCTTCCACATCTTATCAGGGCAGTTCGCAGAGCAGGTCAAATTGTCACTTGGGTTAGTGACCCCATGCATGGGAACACCATTAAAGCTCCATCTGGACTTAAAACCCGCTCTTTTGATGCAATAAGG GCTGAGCTGAGGGCATTCTTTGATGTGCATGATCAAGAAGGAAGCTACCCAGGAGGGGTTCATTTAGAGATGACAGGGCAGAACGTGACAGAATGTGTTGGAGGCTCAAGGACTATTACTTATGATGACTTGAGCTCACGCTACCACACACATTGTGATCCAAGGCTTAATGCTTCTCAATCTCTCGAGCTTGCATTTAATATTGCGGACAGGTTGCGCAAGAGAAGGCTCAATTCAACTCGATCACTTGGAATTTAG
- the LOC114388216 gene encoding protein EXORDIUM-like 2 produces MVSSNCYYLALVCCCVLLLLNPTVGEQDEQNLVLQYHKGALLKGRITVNLLWYGSFTPIQRSTIVDFIKSLSSSPGAPLPSVAWWWKTTEKYNGGSTTLVVGKQILQQTYSLGKYLNGTQLLYLSSRFNDLNAINVVLTSNDVGVDGFCRSRCGTHGSINGKARIPYMWVGNSEAQCPGQCAWPFHQPAYGPQTPPLVAPNADVGVDGMVINIATLLAGTVTNPFNEGFYQGPPTAPLEAVSACTGIFGSGAYPGYPGRVLLDKTTGASYNAYGGNGRKYLLPAMWDPQTSACKTQV; encoded by the coding sequence ATGGTTTCTTCTAATTGCTACTATCTTGCATTGGTATGCTGCTGTGTTCTGCTGCTGCTGAACCCCACCGTGGGGGAGCAGGACGAGCAGAACTTGGTGCTCCAGTACCACAAAGGCGCGCTCCTCAAGGGGAGGATCACCGTTAACCTGTTATGGTACGGCAGCTTCACCCCAATCCAACGCTCCACAATCGTTGACTTCATAAAGTCGTTAAGCTCCTCCCCGGGGGCCCCACTTCCCTCGGTGGCATGGTGGTGGAAGACGACGGAGAAGTACAATGGGGGATCCACTACGCTGGTCGTAGGGAAGCAAATCCTGCAACAAACTTATTCCCTCGGAAAGTACCTCAACGGAACACAGCTACTCTATCTCTCCTCACGCTTCAACGACCTCAACGCCATCAACGTCGTTCTCACATCAAACGACGTCGGCGTCGACGGCTTCTGCAGGAGCCGCTGTGGGACCCACGGATCCATTAACGGGAAGGCCCGTATACCGTACATGTGGGTTGGGAACTCCGAGGCCCAGTGCCCTGGGCAATGCGCGTGGCCCTTCCACCAGCCCGCTTACGGCCCACAGACGCCGCCGTTAGTTGCGCCTAACGCCGACGTTGGGGTTGACGGGATGGTTATAAACATAGCCACGCTTTTGGCGGGAACCGTGACGAACCCGTTCAACGAGGGGTTCTATCAGGGTCCTCCCACGGCGCCGTTGGAGGCCGTTTCGGCCTGCACGGGGATTTTCGGGAGCGGGGCGTATCCGGGTTATCCGGGTCGGGTTCTGCTGGACAAGACGACGGGGGCCAGCTACAATGCGTACGGCGGCAACGGGAGGAAGTACCTCTTGCCGGCCATGTGGGACCCGCAGACCTCCGCATGCAAGACGCAGGTGTAA